Part of the Fundulus heteroclitus isolate FHET01 chromosome 20, MU-UCD_Fhet_4.1, whole genome shotgun sequence genome, CCATGTAGGTCAGTCGAGACGAGTGATGACTGAGATGTTTCATAGTTTTGTTTACACTGCATACGGGTTTAATTCCTGCGCTCCTGCTTTACTCTTCCCTCCCCCTGCCTCTATTTCTCCCCCTTAGCACCCCCCCTTTCTATCTCTTGTTCCCTGAGGAGACCAGCTGGGAGAGGCAGATAAACACATGGGGGCGCGAGGCTTAGCATCCATCCTCCTTCCACAATGCCACGCTCTCTTGTTCAAAAGCCCCGGCTAGAAACGAGAGGGGCTAAAACCCGAGCTGAGAAATCCCGGCTAGAAGGAGGCAGCTGCAAGAAAGAGTGAACAGGCGTTGGGTGACAAAGATGCTTATCTGCCATCTTTTTGTGTTGAACTGTAGCGTTTATTCTCTCGTTCTTCTGGTcacttttctttatttggtTTGTCTGCATGGGCATCATCTTTCTCTTTCATCTCTCTGTGATTCCTCTTATGGTTCTATTGACTTATCaccgagtttttttttttaaaccatccgTTCCAGCTGTGGTCTATGTGAGCAGCATCCACGCTCCACCTGGGGCCCaaagctgcaggacacaaaATTCAATAAGGGCGTGTTGTGTATCATTAAGATTCTGGCTTTAATCTGGCCTGTTTTAATCAGAGATTAGGCCTACACAGCATCAACACCGCACAGTCATGGTTTCCTCCTCTGTAAGCTAACAGTCACAAAGTCAGCCTTGTTCAAAGGCTGGTTCAGTTCTGATACTTCCAATGAAAGACTTTGGCATTGCTAAAGAAAAGAGATGAGAGATGTCCTGGTTtgtgcaaaaagaaaaggtaaaaaaaacctcTCTCTGTATGGCAAAACCACTGAGTGGAAAATTCTAATTCTGCTAAAAGGTGCTAAAAGAAACATATGGTGATGTGAGAGATTAGTGTGATAGCCCTTCTTCTTCTATGAGTGATATATTTTCTGTTCCACAGATTTAATCGGGACCAATCTCACTTTGTCACAAGGAAATCTGTTTTCCTTAATATGCCATGAGTTCAAATAATAAGATCAGATAAGAAGACTTTATTGTCCAGTGGTTTAAAACACAATGGAAATTTGCCTTTGACATCTTGACAGTCAGCCAGCACATAAAACAGACGCTAAatacaattaataaataatcacaatacaaacaatagaatagaatatcatagagcagcagcagagctcacTTAAAGATACTCTGGTTCAGGGTATCCACTGCAGGTGCCACAAACGATTTCTCATACCCTGCTTTTTTAGCTAAGGATAAAAGATAATGTCATTAGTCTTTGTACATTTTGCTGTAGAATTAATGCTATGTTTAAAGTCTCCACGGATGaataggtaaataaaatgaatggtTTTAGGATatcttttaaaatcatttaccACATTTATTGATGACACAATCAGAGAGGCTTATTTATCATACAGAATAAAGAACATCACAGACAACTCTCCTCAGTGACACAAACAGCTAGTATGTATTAAATCAGCCTGGGATTAAAATCAACCAATTTTCTCTTGATCCTGATCCTAACAACAACCACCATGTCCTTCGATGAAATTTGTTTTGAAGTgaataaaaatcagataaaggtTAGGAACATATACTTATGGGGCACACTTGTTATCTCTTCGTCTCCACAAACTCTGTACAGAGGACtgcatctctctttttttccttttatagcAAGTGTTTGTTACCTTtaactttgtaaataaaatcaaaagttaGCATTTATTAACGTTCTTGGGGAGAATCTGAATTACCCAAAGTCAGAAATGGCAGatcaggtgaaaaaaaaaatcaacgttGGCCGGTAAAAGGATGATTGCTTCACCGCTAGCTTTTAAAAGATGGTTTAGCCTCTACAGAGCCTTTACGTCTAATGACAGAGGGTTAATCTGGGACTTGATGAAGAGATACAAGACGAACTGAGTCCAAagaaaccagattttttttatttatttttttagggggtggggtctgttttgttctgttgaGATTTCTGTCACAAAATCTTTCAGATACGGAttgttttggttcagtttcagTAGCCAAATCTTGTCCTAAATGAAATCAAAGCTGTAGAACCCAGATTTCACTTTAGTGGACCCTGTAGGCTAAACGGTGTGAAAAGCAACACACTACCCTGGCCGTATCTGAAGAAGTTCAATAACAGATGAGAAACATTTACAAGTCTAAAGATGGTTTAAAGGCTTTGGGACAATTGCTCTCACAGCAAACTACAGTGCAGTGAGCGATTATCTACAaatagagaaaacatggaacagaataCATCAGTAACTCATGCAGAAGATcataaaaaacccaaatcatcaTCTAAAGCACTCAGACCTCAGGCCAAAGCTATCTCAGTTAAGGGCAGCAGTCATGATTAGACAATAAGAGAGGGGCTTAGCAAAAATGGCATCATTGATAGAGTATCACAGTGTAAAACTCTGCTGATCAAAGAGAGCCCTGACCTTTCTGTGCTCTCTTTGAAAAATCACGTTCATCCAAAAGACTGCTGGAGAAACCTTCTACGGACTCAAAAGACAAAAGCTGAACAATGCAGAAGGTTTGCAACACTTCACATCATGTTTACGGTCGCTGCAACATTTTAGAGAAACCTTCGTACCttctgtcaaacatggtggtggcagtgtgatggcCTGGGGCTGTTTCGCTGCAGTATGGAGGAGTTGCTGGAAAGGATCAAACCATGAACGTTGCTCTGcaccagaaaatcctgaatgAGGATGTCTGGCAGCCCGCTCATGACAAATAGCTCAAGCACACTTGGCTTATGCAGCTGGACTATGGTCTGCATAACACCAACATGTCTACTTCTGCATGGTTTGATTGAAATGTTGTGGCACAATCCTAAACGGGCGGGTTCTGCTTGAAAACTCTCAAATGTTGCTGAATTAAAGAAAttctgaaaagcaaaacaaaaaaaggggggagtTTGGTGTGAGATTTTGGTGGCAGGAGGGGGGTTAAACATTCCTCCACAAACACATCATGGGACTCTCTGCAGTCGTTCAAGGATGGCACAACCAGTAATTAGGTTTTTAACATCAAGCGACTTGGTTTAGACAgatttgtttcttaataaatCAAAGGCtacgttaaaaaaaatcatttttagaTTTACTTAAGGTATctttaatgttaaaatgtgtttgatgggccaaaatatgcattttcaaagacaaaattaGGCAAAAGTGAGACACCCACACTGTAAGGAGGCAAAACACTTATTTACGGCATTGGACGAAGGCGATGCCGTTATGAGGAATTCTAATTCAAAGGACATTAGGGTAGAGCAAACAAGCTCATGGGGAAGGGGGCAGATACTCCTTCGCTCCTCTGTTTACCTATTTTAAAGGCAGATGAGATGGATTTGAGAGCACCGTGGCATGATGGTGGTTACACTCACTAGCTGGTtctaaaaaatgtgaaggatttaattttgatgaaaGGCCATGATAGGTAAATGTCATTGCGCAAGTTATTCGAGGCACGATTCGGCACTCAGTCTGCTCACTTCACTATTTTCCCCTTGTTGATATTGAGCTGTGTCAGGATTGACCATTACTTGTTGAAGGTGTGCTGCCCAAGTTTGTTTATTGTCATGCTGTGGTTCTTGGTGTCTCCGTCTTGGACCTGGTGCACTTGCAGAGCAATCAAGCAATAAACATTCAACTCAGCGTTTGTCTGTTAGATTGCAGGCTCGCATGCCCCATTTGAGTCTGGCTACCTGGTCTCGGTGTTCTGACGGTGCCCTCCAGTGGCGGAGGTTTGCTCTGGCTGAACGATAAGAAGCGTTGCCAGCTGCTGGCAAGCTTCATGTCCAGCTGCCGGCAATATGGGAAAGGAGCAGTTCATGCTAACTAGGAATCGGCTCTGATTATGGTGATTATGGTTCTGAGAGCCCTTGAGGCAGTGGGAGGTTTATACTGGCAACTGGGCTAAAAGAGCAAACCGagggcatgtgtgtgtgtgtgtgtgtgtgtgtgtgtgtgtgtgtgtgtgtgtgtgtgtgtgtgtgtgtgtgtgtgtgtgtgtgtgtgtgttttacagttttacatGCCCATGTTTGTTGATTCTGATGAGAACAACGTTCATTTTACTGACTTTGACGATTACCCTTCGTCCATCAGTCTTACCAGATTGAAGCTGATCCGAAGTCTCTGTTCAGAGGAACGAAAATCGGTCTCGGCTTGTTCCCCTGTCACTCCCAATCATTAATTTTAATCCGCCACGTCTCATCCAAAGCAGGGGGAGCACTCTGATTCCTATAAGAACTTTCTGAGGGCTGTCGATTTAAAAATCTTTAtagaaagttttcttttttttgcagaacatTTCCTGAAATGCCGAAAACATCAGCTTCTTGTCTCTCATACGATACATTTATTGTATGCACAGATGTTTCAACATtgtattatcatttttattgtgtACGGTGCCTTTGAAAAATATACATGCACCTCCAGCTTTTGTGTCATTGGCCATAACGTTCATgcgttttattgggatttgatgtgataagccaacacaaagtagtgcacaatTGTGAAATGGTAAGAATATGATACATATATCTTTTTTATTCATGCAAATAACAAAAATGAGGACTGAAGTTATTATCATCCACCAACCGCTCAACATAATGGGGGCACCACTGTGTTTTATGTGCAAATGGTGTCTTCAAGGTGATAAGTAGTGTTAACTTTCAGCGAGACAAGTGGATATCGGTCAAAACGTTTAACTTTAGtctgatctgaccagagcaccttctcaTACCTGTTTTAATGTGTCCCCTATGTGGCAAAGGGCAAACTGGAGGTGGGATCTCTTGTGAACCTTTTTCAACAATGCCGTTCTTTTTATCCTTCTTCCATAAACACTATTTTTGTGCAGTGGTGATCTTTTCACCAATTGGGTGACTTCTGAAGAAAACTAATTGCAATCGATTTGATTTGGAGCGTAAGATGAAAGGGGGCAGAATACTTATGCAGGCTCCTGGAGCTAAATTCTGACACTGAGTTTTGAGTCTAACAATATGGCATCAAAAAGGCAATACATGATGGCGTAAGCCTAGACCCTGTGACTGCATGCCGTTCATCTGTTGCCTAGGGTCAGAGTTCCTTATGTGTGGATCTGTCTCTGCAGCTCTTTGCCATTTTCGCTTTTGCAACATGTGGTGGCTACTCAGGCCAGCTGAGGGTCAGCGTGGACTGCATGGAGAAGGCCAGCAGCAACCTGAGCATCGGCATCGACTTTGGTTATCCTTTCAGGTGAGTGGGACACGCCTACGATCGTAGTTTGATCCCAGTCATTCCTACTTATGTTTTGAATGGGAGCGTTTTATTCACTGTTTAAAGCTCACAGTGTTCCCAACCTTGCACAGCGGTTTAAATACTCGTGCGACTGATTCTAAGGATGAACGGGAGTTCGGTCAGTAAGCAGTGTCCCGCTTTGTGTGCGGCAGGTTGCACCAGGTGGCGTTTGAAGCGCCCATGTGTGAGGCCATGAGGAGGGAGCGCGTGTTCCTCGCCGGAGACTATTCTTCCTCTGCTGAGTTCTTTGTCACCATTGCGGTTTTCTCCTTCCTCTATTCTCTCGTGGccactgttgcctacattttcTTCCTGAATAAGTACCGTGAAAACAGCCAAAGGCCGCTCATTGTGAGTGTGATGGACTCTTACTCATCATTCACTGATATCTTTAACTCAGCCGTTGTCTGAATGAATAGAAGCGCCGTTTAAGATGTCTCTTCTGGGCGGAAAAGCgaatgtttctttgtttctttcaggACTTTGTGGTGACGGTGGTGTTTTCCTTCATGTGGCTGGTCAGCTCCTCTGCTTGGGCCAAGGCCCTGTCGGATGTGAAGGTGGCCACTGATCCAGACGAGGTGCAGCTCCTCATCCCGGCCTGCAAAGACCCGACCAACAGGTGCGGCTCTGTGCTCGGGCCTCGGTGGTCTGGGCTCAACACCTCGGTGGTAAGTTGAAAAGATGATTCTGCTTTAGTGCtaagaaggaagaaaagaaacaaacaaaatgggaaaagaataatttaaatgtcacagataaatagtttaaaaagcaacactaataaaaactatttaaagctataaaaaggttttaaaatgtaggATGTAAGTGTACTCAGTAAAGGTCCAGTGGTGGATGGTATCATTTCGTACCCAAGAAAGTTGGgtccaaaaaaaaggaaaactggaaAGATACAAACTCAGAAAGGAGCTAATTCcaatatattttacttttattttatatgatagaccaaaataaaatagagcATTATTATGAAGCTGAAAGAAAACTATAGATGGGTCTCAAAATCCTTTTTCGTGTAGCGCTCATTAGTATTCAGGcccctttattctgatacccctaaatataATCAGTGAAACCACACTGCCATAAGAATTCAGCCcattatgaatagaaaaaaagaacatttgtgaacaaacagcatcatggagattGAGGAACACACCGAACGTATCAGGCATACGTGTGGACATGGCACGGAGAAATGTTAAATCGTTAataggaaaatggaaagaagTATCGTTCAACTATTAACCTACCAAGAAATGGCTGTCCATCTGAGCGGACAGGTTGGCCAAGGAGAGCGTCTATCAGAGAGCCAACCAAGAGCTCCGTGGTAGATGTAGATGGAGAAACAGATCCACACCTTAGGTAGGAGAATTTATCGTTAGGGCAACTTTTAGTTGAGgactccacaaatctgacagAGGTTTCCAAATATGAAAACCTTTTGGCAACATGCCACATCCAGCATACTACCACCACGGTAGaagtagcatcatgctgtgagtgTTCCCAACTGGTGGAGACAGACCCTAAAACACTTGCAGTTGTAATAACAGCCAAAATGTTCCTGGAAGTGATATTAATGCTTAATTGTGGCCCGGCCAGTGACCCAACTTGAATCTGATAGGGAATCTGTGGGAGGGattaaagattagggtgatggcaaggggGCCTTCTAACCTGCAAAACTTGGAGCTCGTCATCAAAATACCTgtggaaatatttcaaaaccTCCTTGGAGCCTTACATGCTCAAGCTGTTCCTTATATCTCCTGTCTGTTAAAGCCTGACCCACAGACTGAGGTAAGCAGGTCAGGTGTTACTAGAGCCAAAACTTCCCTGTAAGTCACCAAGTTATCCAGACTGTGGAGCGTTCTCTCCTTCTATTTATGCTGCCTTTGCGCTGCTGATGGTTTCAAAAGCAGGTGATCAGAGGTTTGATTGTTCTATTTATttcgtttgttttatttagttttgaatTATACTGTATGTACTCTTctatatttgatattttattctaCAGAATtatgccttttaaaaaaaagaaaatcctgtaAAACATGCAGTACTTAAactataaatgttgtttttttaaattctcaAAATTACT contains:
- the LOC105926034 gene encoding synaptoporin, with the protein product MDTANQLASVGMFQVLKLPLGFIRVLEWLFAIFAFATCGGYSGQLRVSVDCMEKASSNLSIGIDFGYPFRLHQVAFEAPMCEAMRRERVFLAGDYSSSAEFFVTIAVFSFLYSLVATVAYIFFLNKYRENSQRPLIDFVVTVVFSFMWLVSSSAWAKALSDVKVATDPDEVQLLIPACKDPTNRCGSVLGPRWSGLNTSVVFGYLNFVLWAGNIWFVFKETSWHKGGSRLAGSAPDKQAGTFDQQPYSQGSFDQPSEYSQVGGPTSYSNQM